One genomic region from Vicia villosa cultivar HV-30 ecotype Madison, WI unplaced genomic scaffold, Vvil1.0 ctg.003665F_1_1, whole genome shotgun sequence encodes:
- the LOC131641327 gene encoding nucleosome assembly protein 1;3-like isoform X2 has translation MSNDQKQVFSVADLSSALNDDGRAQLFNAIQGLNGQPLDVLGSLSLSPIVRKRVEVLRQIQSAHNELEAKFLEERAALEAKYQTFYQPLYAKRYEIVNGVAEVAAVPTETAVEEKGVPSFWLIALQNNDVVAEEITERDEEALTYLKDIKWSKLQDRKGFKLEFFFDSNPYFSNTVLTKTYNMVDEDEPILERAIGTEINWLPGKRLTEQTLTKKSKKGSKNATPITKTETCDSFFNFFSPPEVPEDEVVLDEEVAEDLQNEMELDYDIGSTIRDKIIPHAVSWFTGEAGDGDDETDDDDDDYDMDEDDDDEDDDDEESDDGAESEKSSITKGGIAQSGDGQQGERPAECKQQ, from the exons ATGAGCAACGACCAGAAGCAAGTTTTCAGCGTCGCAGATCTCTCTTCTG CTCTCAACGATGATGGTCGTGCCCAATTATTTAACGCTATTCAG GGTTTGAATGGGCAGCCCTTGGATGTTCTTGGGAGTCTTTCTCTATCTCCCATTGTCAGGAAGCGTGTCGAGGTTCTTAGACAGATTCAG AGTGCACATAATGAACTGGAGGCAAAGTTTTTGGAAGAGAGAGCAGCTCTTGAAGCCAAATACCAAACTTTCTATCAACCATTGTATGCTAAG CGCTATGAAATTGTGAATGGTGTTGCTGAAGTGGCAGCGGTACCAACTGAAACTGCTGTTGAAG AGAAAGGGGTACCATCTTTCTGGCTCATTGCTTTGCAAAACAATGATGTGGTAGCTGAAGAG ATTACGGAGCGTGACGAGGAAGCTCTGACGTATCTAAAAGACATCAAGTGGTCGAAGCTTCAAGACCGAAAAGGATTCAAGCTCGAGTTCTTTTTCGATTCCAATCCTTATTTTTCAAACACAGTCCTGACAAAAACTTATAACATGGTGGACGAGGACGAGCCCATACTGGAGAGGGCTATTGG GACGGAAATAAATTGGTTACCAGGAAAACGTTTAACCGAGCAGACTTTGACAAAGAAGTCGAAGAAGGGCTCAAAGAATGCAACACCAATTACAAAAACGGAAACCTGTGATAGTTTCTTCAACTTTTTCAGTCCACCAGAAGTCCCTGAAGATGAAGTGGTCCTTGATGAAGAAGTG GCTGAGGATCTTCAGAATGAAATGGAACTGGACTATGACATCGG GTCAACTATCCGAGACAAGATCATCCCCCATGCTGTTTCATGGTTTACTGGGGAGGCAGGAGACGGCGATGATGAGACTGACGATGACGATGATGACTATGATATGGATGAAGACGATGATGATGAAGACGATGATGATGAGGAATCTGATGATGGGGCTGAGTCGGAAAAG TCATCAATAACTAAG GGCGGGATAGCGCAGTCTGGCGATGGTCAGCAGGGTGAAAGGCCAGCCGAGTGCAAGCAGCAGTAA
- the LOC131641327 gene encoding nucleosome assembly protein 1;3-like isoform X1 has protein sequence MSNDQKQVFSVADLSSALNDDGRAQLFNAIQGLNGQPLDVLGSLSLSPIVRKRVEVLRQIQSAHNELEAKFLEERAALEAKYQTFYQPLYAKRYEIVNGVAEVAAVPTETAVEEKGVPSFWLIALQNNDVVAEEITERDEEALTYLKDIKWSKLQDRKGFKLEFFFDSNPYFSNTVLTKTYNMVDEDEPILERAIGTEINWLPGKRLTEQTLTKKSKKGSKNATPITKTETCDSFFNFFSPPEVPEDEVVLDEEVAEDLQNEMELDYDIGSTIRDKIIPHAVSWFTGEAGDGDDETDDDDDDYDMDEDDDDEDDDDEESDDGAESEKSSITKKGGIAQSGDGQQGERPAECKQQ, from the exons ATGAGCAACGACCAGAAGCAAGTTTTCAGCGTCGCAGATCTCTCTTCTG CTCTCAACGATGATGGTCGTGCCCAATTATTTAACGCTATTCAG GGTTTGAATGGGCAGCCCTTGGATGTTCTTGGGAGTCTTTCTCTATCTCCCATTGTCAGGAAGCGTGTCGAGGTTCTTAGACAGATTCAG AGTGCACATAATGAACTGGAGGCAAAGTTTTTGGAAGAGAGAGCAGCTCTTGAAGCCAAATACCAAACTTTCTATCAACCATTGTATGCTAAG CGCTATGAAATTGTGAATGGTGTTGCTGAAGTGGCAGCGGTACCAACTGAAACTGCTGTTGAAG AGAAAGGGGTACCATCTTTCTGGCTCATTGCTTTGCAAAACAATGATGTGGTAGCTGAAGAG ATTACGGAGCGTGACGAGGAAGCTCTGACGTATCTAAAAGACATCAAGTGGTCGAAGCTTCAAGACCGAAAAGGATTCAAGCTCGAGTTCTTTTTCGATTCCAATCCTTATTTTTCAAACACAGTCCTGACAAAAACTTATAACATGGTGGACGAGGACGAGCCCATACTGGAGAGGGCTATTGG GACGGAAATAAATTGGTTACCAGGAAAACGTTTAACCGAGCAGACTTTGACAAAGAAGTCGAAGAAGGGCTCAAAGAATGCAACACCAATTACAAAAACGGAAACCTGTGATAGTTTCTTCAACTTTTTCAGTCCACCAGAAGTCCCTGAAGATGAAGTGGTCCTTGATGAAGAAGTG GCTGAGGATCTTCAGAATGAAATGGAACTGGACTATGACATCGG GTCAACTATCCGAGACAAGATCATCCCCCATGCTGTTTCATGGTTTACTGGGGAGGCAGGAGACGGCGATGATGAGACTGACGATGACGATGATGACTATGATATGGATGAAGACGATGATGATGAAGACGATGATGATGAGGAATCTGATGATGGGGCTGAGTCGGAAAAG TCATCAATAACTAAG AAGGGCGGGATAGCGCAGTCTGGCGATGGTCAGCAGGGTGAAAGGCCAGCCGAGTGCAAGCAGCAGTAA
- the LOC131641327 gene encoding nucleosome assembly protein 1;1-like isoform X3, translated as MSNDQKQVFSVADLSSALNDDGRAQLFNAIQGLNGQPLDVLGSLSLSPIVRKRVEVLRQIQSAHNELEAKFLEERAALEAKYQTFYQPLYAKRYEIVNGVAEVAAVPTETAVEEKGVPSFWLIALQNNDVVAEEITERDEEALTYLKDIKWSKLQDRKGFKLEFFFDSNPYFSNTVLTKTYNMVDEDEPILERAIGTEINWLPGKRLTEQTLTKKSKKGSKNATPITKTETCDSFFNFFSPPEVPEDEVVLDEEVAEDLQNEMELDYDIGSTIRDKIIPHAVSWFTGEAGDGDDETDDDDDDYDMDEDDDDEDDDDEESDDGAESEKNLAAVINN; from the exons ATGAGCAACGACCAGAAGCAAGTTTTCAGCGTCGCAGATCTCTCTTCTG CTCTCAACGATGATGGTCGTGCCCAATTATTTAACGCTATTCAG GGTTTGAATGGGCAGCCCTTGGATGTTCTTGGGAGTCTTTCTCTATCTCCCATTGTCAGGAAGCGTGTCGAGGTTCTTAGACAGATTCAG AGTGCACATAATGAACTGGAGGCAAAGTTTTTGGAAGAGAGAGCAGCTCTTGAAGCCAAATACCAAACTTTCTATCAACCATTGTATGCTAAG CGCTATGAAATTGTGAATGGTGTTGCTGAAGTGGCAGCGGTACCAACTGAAACTGCTGTTGAAG AGAAAGGGGTACCATCTTTCTGGCTCATTGCTTTGCAAAACAATGATGTGGTAGCTGAAGAG ATTACGGAGCGTGACGAGGAAGCTCTGACGTATCTAAAAGACATCAAGTGGTCGAAGCTTCAAGACCGAAAAGGATTCAAGCTCGAGTTCTTTTTCGATTCCAATCCTTATTTTTCAAACACAGTCCTGACAAAAACTTATAACATGGTGGACGAGGACGAGCCCATACTGGAGAGGGCTATTGG GACGGAAATAAATTGGTTACCAGGAAAACGTTTAACCGAGCAGACTTTGACAAAGAAGTCGAAGAAGGGCTCAAAGAATGCAACACCAATTACAAAAACGGAAACCTGTGATAGTTTCTTCAACTTTTTCAGTCCACCAGAAGTCCCTGAAGATGAAGTGGTCCTTGATGAAGAAGTG GCTGAGGATCTTCAGAATGAAATGGAACTGGACTATGACATCGG GTCAACTATCCGAGACAAGATCATCCCCCATGCTGTTTCATGGTTTACTGGGGAGGCAGGAGACGGCGATGATGAGACTGACGATGACGATGATGACTATGATATGGATGAAGACGATGATGATGAAGACGATGATGATGAGGAATCTGATGATGGGGCTGAGTCGGAAAAG AATCTTGCTGCAGTCATCAATAACTAA